In Nonomuraea sp. NBC_00507, the following are encoded in one genomic region:
- a CDS encoding ABC transporter permease translates to MIHYFLRRLLYVVVTLWVISIVTFVIINLPPGDYVSTLVAQASARGEEVTNAEVIALKARYGLDEPILVQYWKWFSAIIFHGDFGQSFAWNQPVAGLIGERVALSATLSISSLLLVWAIAFPIGIYSAVKQYSWGDYSASFLGFIGMAIPEFMLALVLMYVGFRFFGQSVGGLFSPEFADADWNLGKVLDLIGHLWVPILVIGVSGTAGMIRVTRANLLDELYRPYVATARAKGLPEWKLLLKYPVRMSLSPFFSTVGWLLPGLIGGETIVSVVMSLPTGGPLLLSGVMAQDMYLVGSFIIILSTLTVIGTMISDLALAWWDPRIRKRYKRE, encoded by the coding sequence ATGATCCACTATTTCCTGCGCCGCCTGCTCTACGTCGTCGTCACGCTCTGGGTCATCTCGATCGTCACGTTCGTCATCATCAACCTGCCGCCGGGCGACTACGTCTCCACGCTGGTCGCCCAGGCGTCGGCGCGGGGCGAGGAGGTGACGAACGCCGAGGTCATCGCGCTGAAGGCGCGGTACGGCCTGGACGAGCCGATCCTCGTGCAGTACTGGAAGTGGTTCTCCGCGATCATCTTCCACGGCGACTTCGGGCAGTCGTTCGCCTGGAACCAGCCGGTGGCGGGCCTGATCGGCGAGCGGGTGGCCCTGTCGGCCACCCTGTCGATCAGCTCGCTGCTGCTGGTGTGGGCGATCGCCTTCCCGATCGGCATCTACAGCGCGGTCAAGCAGTACTCCTGGGGCGACTACTCCGCCTCGTTCCTCGGGTTCATCGGCATGGCGATCCCGGAGTTCATGCTGGCGCTGGTGCTGATGTACGTCGGGTTCCGCTTCTTCGGGCAGAGCGTGGGCGGGTTGTTCTCCCCGGAGTTCGCCGACGCGGACTGGAACCTGGGGAAGGTCCTCGATCTCATCGGCCACCTGTGGGTGCCGATCCTGGTGATCGGCGTCTCGGGCACGGCGGGGATGATCCGGGTCACCCGCGCGAACCTGCTGGACGAGCTCTACCGCCCGTACGTCGCGACGGCCCGGGCCAAGGGGCTGCCTGAGTGGAAGCTGCTGCTGAAGTATCCGGTGCGCATGTCGCTCAGCCCGTTCTTCAGCACGGTCGGGTGGCTGCTGCCCGGCCTGATCGGCGGCGAGACGATCGTGTCGGTCGTGATGAGCCTGCCCACGGGCGGCCCGCTGCTGCTCAGCGGCGTGATGGCCCAGGACATGTATCTGGTGGGCAGCTTCATCATCATCCTCAGCACGCTGACGGTCATCGGGACGATGATCAGCGACCTCGCGCTGGCCTGGTGGGATCCGCGCATCCGCAAGCGATACAAGAGAGAGTAG
- a CDS encoding ABC transporter substrate-binding protein: MHAHHPPRPSRRELLYGGGLFLLTSAAAGCGFFDTKPSTGGGAAQAVDLNAKEAPSLAELVKQGKLPPLAERLPKNPLVVKPYKEAGVYGGTWRNAMVGEEDIGWLTNTIGYEPVVRLKPGTNGQKGPDDIVPNVAEFEVKQDGREYVFRLREGLKWSDGQPCTADDLLFAFEDVQVDKDLHPTGIYDLFLENGSLDELVKVEKLDERTVRYLYKEPKAGLLFQVANATFERPGPVGFLLPKHYLKQFHKKYNPDADKLAKEAQLDSWTVLFAQKQDPWHNADQPTLNAWKVTNAIGKGPALIAQRNPYYWKVDEQGRQLPYIDTFRTEIFQDVQVELLRVMNGELDLQFRNFSTPENKPLVGKNRTTGKYRLIDVENRLVNTMILQFNQTHADKDLRELFRNKDFRIGLSHAINRQEIIDGVYAGQGQPWQAAPSRSNAVFNETLAKQYTEFDAAKANEYLDKAGLTKKDSDGMRLGPDGEPLTITVMASTEFPHHVEALEFVAKAWKAVGVGLRADPVAPELFVERSEGNDPQCSTYTCSDFDLITGTGGDHYYVPSNSGSARYAIKWALWYVKAPGGEEPPAEVKKQLEAFTKMRTTFDYTEALDAAKEVLRISQEQFYAIGISTFPNEYGVARENFHNVPDKIASAAVSPGPTQPEQYFIR; this comes from the coding sequence ATGCACGCACACCACCCCCCACGACCGTCACGGCGCGAGCTCCTGTATGGAGGCGGCCTGTTCCTGCTGACCTCGGCCGCGGCCGGCTGCGGGTTCTTCGACACCAAGCCGAGCACGGGCGGCGGCGCCGCGCAGGCGGTGGACCTCAACGCCAAGGAGGCCCCGTCGCTGGCCGAGCTCGTCAAGCAGGGCAAGCTGCCCCCGCTGGCCGAGCGGCTGCCGAAGAACCCGCTGGTCGTCAAGCCGTACAAGGAAGCGGGCGTCTACGGCGGGACGTGGCGCAACGCCATGGTCGGCGAGGAGGACATCGGCTGGCTGACCAACACCATCGGCTACGAGCCGGTCGTCCGGCTCAAGCCGGGCACGAACGGCCAGAAGGGCCCCGACGACATCGTTCCCAACGTGGCCGAGTTCGAGGTGAAACAAGACGGCAGGGAGTACGTCTTCCGCCTGCGTGAAGGGCTCAAGTGGTCCGACGGCCAGCCGTGCACCGCCGACGACCTGCTGTTCGCCTTCGAGGACGTCCAGGTCGACAAGGACCTGCACCCGACCGGCATCTACGACCTGTTCCTGGAGAACGGCAGCCTCGACGAGCTGGTGAAGGTGGAGAAGCTGGACGAGCGGACCGTCCGCTACCTCTACAAGGAGCCGAAGGCCGGGCTGCTGTTCCAGGTGGCGAACGCGACCTTCGAGCGGCCCGGCCCGGTCGGCTTCCTGTTGCCCAAGCACTACCTCAAGCAGTTCCACAAGAAGTACAACCCGGACGCCGACAAGCTGGCCAAGGAGGCGCAGCTCGACAGCTGGACGGTGCTGTTCGCCCAGAAGCAGGACCCCTGGCACAACGCCGACCAGCCGACATTGAACGCCTGGAAGGTGACCAACGCCATCGGCAAGGGCCCCGCGCTGATCGCGCAGCGCAACCCGTACTACTGGAAGGTCGACGAGCAGGGCCGGCAGCTCCCCTACATCGACACGTTCCGGACGGAGATCTTCCAGGACGTCCAGGTCGAGCTGCTGCGGGTGATGAACGGCGAGCTGGATCTGCAGTTCCGCAACTTCTCCACGCCGGAGAACAAGCCGCTGGTCGGCAAGAACCGGACCACCGGCAAGTACCGGCTGATCGACGTGGAGAACCGGCTGGTCAACACGATGATCCTGCAGTTCAACCAGACCCACGCGGACAAGGACCTGCGCGAACTGTTCCGCAACAAGGACTTCCGCATCGGCCTGTCCCACGCGATCAACCGGCAGGAGATCATCGACGGCGTCTACGCCGGGCAGGGCCAGCCCTGGCAGGCGGCGCCGTCCCGGTCGAACGCGGTCTTCAATGAGACGCTGGCCAAGCAGTACACCGAATTCGACGCGGCCAAGGCCAACGAGTACCTCGACAAGGCGGGGCTGACGAAGAAGGACTCCGACGGGATGCGGCTCGGCCCCGACGGCGAGCCGCTGACGATCACCGTCATGGCCAGCACCGAGTTCCCGCACCACGTGGAGGCGCTGGAGTTCGTGGCGAAGGCGTGGAAGGCGGTCGGCGTCGGGCTGCGCGCCGACCCGGTGGCCCCCGAGCTGTTCGTGGAGCGCAGCGAGGGCAACGACCCGCAGTGTTCCACCTACACCTGCAGCGACTTCGACCTGATCACCGGCACCGGCGGCGACCACTACTACGTGCCGAGCAACTCCGGCAGCGCGCGCTACGCCATCAAGTGGGCCCTGTGGTACGTCAAGGCGCCGGGTGGCGAGGAGCCGCCCGCGGAGGTGAAGAAGCAGCTCGAGGCGTTCACCAAGATGCGCACGACCTTCGACTACACCGAGGCGCTCGACGCGGCCAAGGAGGTGCTGCGGATCTCGCAGGAGCAGTTCTACGCGATCGGCATCAGCACCTTCCCCAACGAGTACGGCGTGGCCAGGGAGAACTTCCACAACGTGCCCGACAAGATCGCCAGCGCCGCGGTCTCTCCCGGGCCGACGCAGCCCGAGCAGTACTTCATCCGATGA
- a CDS encoding Ig-like domain-containing protein translates to MPAFPAAEGAGMYATGGRGGEVVEVTTLDDSGPGSLREAVAGSDRTIVFRVSGNIHIKGGLDITGSNITIAGQTAPGHGISVVGNETKIAGNNIIIRYLRFRGGDVLGTPIDTLTGRGVRDIVIDHCSISWGVDECLSVYGCTNVTVQWCVISEGLDMSVHPKDRHGMGGLWGGDHITYHHNLLVHNSSRNPRFSFTEGLDMIVDHRNNVIYNHGFTSCYGGEWANGVNMVGNYYKPGPNTLAAIAPVIVAPGRFGKWHVSGNHVEDHPEVTRDNVKGITFPTGGITLLPQPVPFEHGIDAQTPAQAYAAVLEGAGAILPRRDSIDARLINEVRTGTGRVINSQREVGGWALLPQEEPPADGDHDGMPDDWERAQGLNPADPADRNTVGRDGYTNLERYLNSIRRAGARNPEVALTQHPDQVLTAGKSLTLEARAKALDGAAIAKVEFFAEDEKIGEAAAAPYRMTWANLSEGTHHLTARATDSTGTMTASSMVPLHVVTTTATGAWQGRDVGRVPIPGTAAIDGDVITVRGSGKVAGWRDSFFFLHQQVESKGQVEIIARAESLSRAYAGAVAGVMIRESLEPDSPFMMGGLTFYEGGKRGMALRVAQKGSTMAAGPYPPIAEDPLDAGKRHWLRLVAKLLPGGDTEFQAFLADESLAWTRIGYERIYINPSRFFIGLAVDGGQEANAVHSYTTARFSAVKITQ, encoded by the coding sequence GTGCCCGCCTTCCCCGCTGCCGAGGGCGCGGGGATGTACGCCACCGGCGGCCGGGGCGGCGAGGTCGTCGAGGTGACCACGCTCGACGACTCCGGCCCCGGCTCGTTGCGCGAGGCGGTGGCCGGCTCGGACCGGACGATCGTCTTCCGCGTCTCCGGCAACATCCACATCAAGGGCGGCCTGGACATCACCGGGTCGAACATCACGATCGCCGGCCAGACCGCGCCCGGTCACGGCATCAGCGTCGTCGGCAACGAGACGAAGATCGCCGGAAACAACATCATCATCCGCTACCTGCGCTTCCGCGGCGGCGACGTGCTCGGCACCCCGATCGACACGCTGACCGGGCGGGGCGTGCGGGACATCGTCATCGACCACTGCTCGATCAGCTGGGGCGTGGACGAGTGCTTATCCGTCTACGGCTGCACCAACGTGACCGTGCAGTGGTGCGTCATCTCCGAGGGCCTGGACATGTCGGTGCACCCCAAGGACCGGCACGGCATGGGCGGACTGTGGGGCGGCGACCACATCACCTACCACCACAACCTGCTGGTCCACAACTCCTCGCGGAACCCTCGCTTCAGCTTCACCGAGGGCCTGGACATGATCGTCGACCACCGCAACAACGTGATCTACAACCACGGGTTCACCTCCTGCTACGGCGGCGAGTGGGCCAACGGCGTCAACATGGTCGGCAACTACTACAAGCCGGGGCCCAACACCTTGGCCGCGATCGCCCCCGTGATCGTGGCGCCGGGCCGCTTCGGCAAGTGGCACGTCTCCGGCAACCACGTCGAGGACCACCCCGAGGTCACCCGCGACAACGTCAAGGGCATCACCTTCCCCACCGGCGGCATCACGCTGCTGCCGCAGCCGGTGCCGTTCGAGCACGGCATCGACGCGCAGACGCCCGCCCAGGCGTACGCCGCGGTGCTGGAGGGCGCGGGCGCGATCCTGCCGCGGCGCGACTCGATCGACGCCCGGCTGATCAACGAGGTGCGGACCGGCACCGGGCGGGTCATCAACTCCCAGCGCGAGGTCGGCGGCTGGGCGCTGCTCCCCCAGGAGGAACCGCCCGCCGACGGCGACCACGACGGCATGCCGGACGACTGGGAGCGCGCGCAGGGCCTGAACCCGGCCGATCCCGCCGACCGCAACACGGTCGGCCGCGACGGCTACACCAACCTCGAGCGCTACCTGAACTCCATCCGGCGCGCCGGCGCCCGCAACCCCGAGGTCGCGCTGACCCAGCACCCCGACCAGGTCCTCACCGCGGGCAAGAGCCTCACCCTGGAGGCCAGGGCCAAGGCTCTGGACGGCGCCGCGATCGCCAAGGTGGAGTTCTTCGCCGAGGACGAGAAGATCGGTGAGGCGGCGGCTGCGCCGTACCGGATGACCTGGGCGAACCTCAGCGAGGGCACGCACCATCTCACCGCGCGCGCCACCGACTCCACCGGGACGATGACCGCGTCCTCGATGGTGCCGCTGCACGTGGTGACCACCACCGCGACCGGGGCCTGGCAGGGGCGGGACGTCGGCCGGGTGCCGATCCCGGGAACGGCGGCCATCGACGGCGACGTCATCACGGTGCGCGGCTCGGGGAAGGTCGCCGGGTGGCGTGACTCCTTCTTCTTCCTGCACCAGCAGGTCGAGTCCAAGGGGCAGGTGGAGATCATCGCCCGCGCCGAGAGCTTGAGCCGGGCCTACGCCGGCGCGGTCGCGGGCGTCATGATCCGGGAGAGCCTCGAGCCCGACTCCCCCTTCATGATGGGCGGCCTCACCTTCTACGAGGGCGGCAAGCGCGGGATGGCGCTGCGCGTCGCGCAGAAGGGCAGCACGATGGCCGCCGGGCCGTACCCGCCGATCGCCGAGGACCCCCTCGACGCGGGCAAGCGGCACTGGCTGCGCCTGGTCGCCAAGCTCCTGCCCGGCGGCGACACCGAGTTCCAGGCCTTCCTGGCCGATGAGTCCCTGGCATGGACCCGCATCGGCTACGAGCGCATCTACATCAATCCCAGCCGGTTCTTCATCGGCCTGGCCGTCGACGGCGGCCAGGAGGCGAACGCGGTCCACAGCTACACGACCGCCCGGTTCAGCGCCGTGAAGATCACCCAGTAA
- a CDS encoding sugar-binding transcriptional regulator: MAADSQSERGVRLSGRRLGQEAERMRLLVRVARLYHEHGVRQPQIAAQLHISQPRVSRLLKEAAELGIVRTVVVVPSGVHALLEEDLERKYGLQQIVVVDALGDDREVVAALGVAGATYLDTTLIGGEHLGISSWSTSLLATVEAMQRRPVHVAEEVIQLLGGVGKGSAQVQATRLAAHLADLTGAEPVFLPAPGLVSSPAAREALLDDPVVRQVVEGWGRLTTVLVGIGSLDPSPLLRDSGNAISEEEMEAMRSLGAVGDVCLRFFDADGRPVSSPLEECVLGIPTADLLRVPRRIAIAGGRRKTAAIRAALRGGWVNTLITDVGVAEQLLKD; encoded by the coding sequence GTGGCAGCTGACAGTCAGTCCGAGCGGGGCGTGCGCCTCAGCGGCCGCCGGCTCGGCCAGGAGGCGGAGCGGATGCGCCTGCTGGTGCGCGTGGCCCGCCTCTACCACGAGCACGGCGTCCGGCAGCCGCAGATCGCCGCCCAGCTGCACATCTCGCAGCCCCGGGTGTCGCGGCTGCTCAAGGAGGCCGCGGAGTTGGGCATCGTCCGCACCGTGGTCGTGGTGCCCAGCGGCGTGCACGCGCTGCTGGAGGAGGATCTCGAGCGCAAGTACGGCCTGCAGCAGATCGTCGTCGTCGACGCGCTCGGCGACGACCGCGAGGTGGTGGCGGCGCTGGGCGTGGCCGGCGCCACCTATCTCGACACCACCTTGATCGGCGGCGAGCACCTGGGCATCTCCTCGTGGAGCACGAGCCTGCTGGCCACGGTCGAGGCGATGCAGCGGCGGCCGGTCCACGTGGCCGAGGAGGTCATCCAGCTCCTCGGCGGCGTGGGGAAGGGCTCGGCGCAGGTCCAGGCCACCCGGCTGGCGGCGCATCTGGCCGACCTCACCGGCGCCGAGCCGGTCTTCCTGCCCGCGCCTGGCCTGGTCAGCTCGCCGGCGGCGCGCGAGGCGCTGCTGGACGACCCTGTGGTGCGCCAGGTCGTGGAGGGGTGGGGGCGGCTGACGACCGTGCTGGTCGGCATCGGCAGCCTCGACCCCTCGCCGCTGCTGCGCGACAGCGGCAACGCCATATCCGAGGAGGAGATGGAGGCCATGCGCAGCCTGGGCGCGGTGGGTGACGTCTGCCTGCGCTTCTTCGACGCCGACGGGCGCCCGGTGAGCTCCCCGCTGGAGGAGTGCGTCCTCGGCATCCCCACCGCCGACCTGCTGCGGGTGCCACGGCGCATCGCGATCGCCGGCGGACGGCGCAAGACCGCCGCCATCCGCGCGGCGCTGCGCGGAGGCTGGGTGAACACGCTCATCACCGACGTGGGCGTCGCGGAGCAGCTGCTCAAGGACTGA
- a CDS encoding FGGY-family carbohydrate kinase, with protein sequence MTTAGVLHDCRDAFSEELVRLARLDSRIVAVCNDSVGSSKLGPFAAEFPDRLVNVGIAEQDLVGVGAGLVREISGLPLDPMFSASRAAWLLGHHGGSHGQGRLCLGTVDSWLLFRLGGGHVIEVGCASRTQLLDVRERRWSPALLKLFGVAEETLPEVVPSCGTLADAGGLHPGLAGAPVTAVLGDSHAALFAHAAWEPGKVKVTYGTGSSVMGLVDKDPFTGLADGLCLSVAWQEDVPAYALEGNILSTGATLTWLAGVLDVEPAEVARLAAGGRRSKLHIVPAFGGLGAPWWDEQAVAIMTGFGLDTRREDMARAAVDSIGLQVGDVVAAIERAAGPVGELLADGGPSGNADLMQWHADVTGQPVRAARRPELSALGAAHLAGAAAGVWSREELARLPRHSRRYTPGLSPRERGDLLAQWHSAVARARHRTTGAEAGDRGS encoded by the coding sequence GTGACCACGGCGGGGGTGCTGCACGACTGCCGCGACGCCTTCTCCGAGGAGCTGGTACGGCTGGCCCGCCTCGACAGCCGGATCGTCGCGGTCTGCAACGACTCGGTGGGGTCGAGCAAGCTCGGGCCGTTCGCGGCGGAGTTCCCCGACCGGTTGGTCAACGTCGGCATCGCCGAGCAGGACCTGGTCGGCGTCGGCGCCGGGCTGGTGCGGGAGATCAGCGGGCTGCCGCTGGACCCGATGTTCTCGGCCTCGCGAGCGGCCTGGCTGCTCGGGCACCATGGCGGATCCCACGGCCAGGGGCGGTTGTGCCTGGGGACGGTCGACTCGTGGCTGCTGTTCCGCCTGGGTGGCGGCCACGTGATCGAGGTGGGTTGCGCGTCCCGGACGCAGCTGCTGGACGTGCGTGAACGCCGCTGGAGCCCCGCGTTGCTGAAGCTCTTCGGCGTGGCGGAGGAGACGCTGCCGGAGGTCGTCCCGTCGTGCGGGACGCTCGCCGACGCGGGCGGGCTCCATCCCGGCCTGGCCGGGGCCCCGGTCACGGCGGTGCTGGGCGACTCGCACGCGGCCCTGTTCGCCCACGCGGCCTGGGAGCCGGGCAAGGTCAAGGTCACCTACGGCACGGGCTCGTCGGTCATGGGCCTGGTCGATAAGGACCCCTTCACGGGCCTCGCGGACGGCCTATGTCTGTCGGTGGCCTGGCAGGAGGATGTCCCGGCGTACGCGCTGGAGGGCAACATCCTGTCCACCGGCGCCACCCTCACCTGGCTGGCGGGCGTGCTGGACGTGGAGCCGGCCGAGGTGGCGCGGCTCGCGGCCGGGGGCCGCAGGAGTAAGCTGCACATCGTCCCGGCCTTCGGCGGCTTAGGCGCGCCGTGGTGGGACGAGCAGGCAGTGGCGATCATGACGGGCTTCGGCCTCGACACCAGGCGGGAGGACATGGCCCGGGCAGCGGTCGACTCGATCGGGCTCCAGGTGGGCGACGTCGTGGCGGCCATAGAGCGGGCGGCGGGTCCCGTCGGTGAACTGCTGGCCGATGGGGGGCCGAGCGGCAACGCCGACCTCATGCAGTGGCACGCCGACGTGACGGGGCAGCCGGTCCGCGCCGCCCGGCGGCCGGAGCTGTCCGCACTGGGGGCCGCGCACCTGGCCGGAGCGGCGGCGGGGGTCTGGTCACGCGAGGAGCTGGCGCGCCTGCCGCGGCACAGCCGGCGCTACACGCCGGGCCTGTCGCCGCGCGAGCGCGGCGACCTGCTCGCACAATGGCATTCCGCGGTGGCCAGGGCGCGCCACCGCACCACCGGAGCGGAGGCCGGCGATCGTGGCAGCTGA
- a CDS encoding TIM barrel protein yields the protein MTAIRDPASAHPDVQFAIEYKAKEPRVRITLADAARTLLAIDEAGVDNVGIVLDFGHSLLAGETPAEALQLVHRRGKLVSVELNDSWRGWDDDLPVASVHLFETIEFLLAVRRIGWTEPVLLDQFAFREDPVRALSASITAIRRLEEVCDRIDLDELRAAQDRQDALAAQEVLWSAIGAR from the coding sequence GTGACCGCGATCCGCGACCCCGCCTCCGCCCACCCCGACGTGCAGTTCGCGATCGAGTACAAGGCCAAGGAGCCGCGGGTACGGATCACGCTCGCCGACGCGGCGCGCACCCTGCTGGCCATCGACGAGGCGGGAGTGGACAACGTCGGCATCGTGCTGGACTTCGGCCACTCACTGCTGGCCGGGGAGACGCCGGCAGAGGCGCTGCAACTCGTGCACCGGCGCGGCAAGCTGGTGTCGGTCGAGCTCAACGACAGCTGGCGGGGCTGGGACGACGACCTGCCGGTCGCCTCGGTGCACTTGTTCGAGACCATCGAGTTCCTGCTGGCCGTCCGGCGCATCGGGTGGACCGAGCCCGTGCTGCTCGACCAGTTCGCCTTCCGCGAGGATCCGGTGCGGGCGCTGTCGGCCAGCATCACCGCGATCCGCCGCCTGGAAGAGGTCTGCGATCGGATCGACCTGGACGAGCTGCGCGCCGCCCAGGACCGGCAGGACGCGCTCGCCGCGCAAGAGGTGCTGTGGTCGGCGATCGGAGCGCGGTGA
- a CDS encoding nucleoside hydrolase — MIIDTDAKNEADDQFAIVHALLSPSLDIRGFIAAHFGNRRTRRSMEESREEIDLLLRLMKLEANVVNGAPYALPDVRRPVESEGARLIIDEAMRDVPEPLYVAFFGPLTDMASALLLEPRIAERDVTVVWIGGGAGPEFNLSNDIVAANLVFSSRLKVWQVPSATYRMMAVGYAELDAKVAPCGEIGAYLVRQLVEWNERAHGGSIEFRVLGDSPAVGLLLHPDCGQWAERPAPTFRYDGTPDFSGDNRPIRVYESIDARFIHEDFFAKLRAFTGGDGQP, encoded by the coding sequence GTGATAATCGACACCGACGCCAAAAACGAGGCCGACGACCAATTCGCGATCGTGCACGCGCTGCTTTCCCCGAGCCTGGACATTCGCGGATTCATCGCCGCGCATTTCGGTAACCGGCGCACCCGCCGCAGCATGGAGGAGAGCCGCGAGGAGATCGATCTCCTGCTGCGGCTGATGAAGCTGGAGGCGAACGTCGTGAACGGCGCGCCGTACGCGCTGCCCGACGTCCGCAGGCCGGTCGAGTCGGAAGGCGCCCGGCTGATCATCGACGAGGCGATGCGCGACGTGCCGGAGCCGCTCTACGTCGCCTTCTTCGGACCGCTGACCGACATGGCCTCCGCCCTGCTGCTGGAGCCGCGCATCGCCGAGCGCGACGTGACGGTCGTCTGGATCGGCGGCGGCGCGGGGCCGGAGTTCAACCTGTCCAACGACATCGTCGCCGCCAACCTGGTGTTCTCCTCGCGGCTGAAGGTGTGGCAGGTGCCGAGCGCGACGTACCGGATGATGGCCGTCGGCTACGCCGAGCTGGACGCCAAGGTCGCCCCGTGCGGCGAGATCGGCGCCTACCTGGTCCGGCAGCTCGTGGAGTGGAACGAGCGCGCGCACGGCGGGTCGATCGAGTTCCGCGTGCTCGGCGACTCCCCCGCGGTCGGGCTGCTGCTCCACCCGGACTGCGGCCAGTGGGCGGAACGGCCCGCGCCCACCTTCCGCTACGACGGGACACCGGACTTCTCCGGGGACAACCGGCCGATCCGCGTCTACGAGTCGATCGACGCGCGCTTCATCCACGAGGACTTCTTCGCCAAGCTGCGGGCCTTCACAGGAGGGGACGGACAACCATGA
- a CDS encoding pectinesterase family protein: MRITAALATVVLALWPGPGPGPAQAEAEAEGVRFAAPGGADGACVDAPLEFTFPARPAPGTAGVIEVRRADGSLADRVEAATAKADRKNIGQAVSDTGLPHDFSYESIMVEGRTARVHLHRQLDYGQDYTVTVDPGVFPGYSGSWRFSTRKQAPRQPRHLTVAAAGTGDFCTVQGAVDAVPLGNTRPVTIDVRPGVYTEIVYVREDRPHITVRGAGAGRTVIRYANNDLRNGDAALRESGGPADVCPRRVLETSDVHNCWRAMFGVDAADFRLSDLTLHNTTPSGGSQAEAFRGNNERIALDRVDLRSQQDTLRLQGKGFVSRSRISGQVDFVWGTGTVFIQDSVLESTGPGYISQSRNDATRPGTVFVRTRLTRAPGVPDGSVVLSRSAVWRFTHSQTVFIDTVMDAHISLKGWLIDPDDCAKAPDLAFWEYGSADPAGRPIDVSQRLACSRQLTAAEAERWSDPEFVLGGWDPEKKG; encoded by the coding sequence GTGCGGATCACGGCAGCCCTCGCCACGGTGGTGTTAGCCCTGTGGCCGGGGCCGGGGCCGGGGCCGGCGCAGGCGGAGGCGGAGGCGGAGGGCGTCCGCTTCGCGGCGCCCGGCGGCGCGGACGGCGCGTGCGTGGACGCGCCCCTGGAGTTCACCTTCCCGGCGCGGCCCGCGCCCGGGACGGCGGGCGTGATCGAGGTGCGCCGCGCGGACGGGTCGTTGGCCGACCGCGTGGAGGCGGCCACGGCCAAGGCCGACAGGAAGAACATCGGCCAGGCGGTCTCCGACACCGGGCTGCCGCACGACTTCTCCTACGAGTCGATCATGGTCGAGGGCCGCACGGCCCGCGTCCACCTGCACCGGCAGCTCGACTACGGCCAGGACTACACCGTCACCGTCGACCCCGGCGTCTTCCCGGGATACTCGGGTTCCTGGCGCTTCTCCACCAGGAAGCAGGCGCCGCGGCAGCCTCGCCACCTGACCGTCGCGGCGGCGGGGACCGGCGACTTCTGCACCGTGCAGGGCGCCGTCGACGCGGTGCCCCTCGGCAACACCAGGCCCGTGACGATCGACGTGCGACCCGGGGTCTACACCGAGATCGTCTACGTCCGCGAGGACCGGCCGCACATCACCGTCCGCGGCGCGGGCGCGGGCCGTACCGTGATCCGCTACGCCAACAACGACCTGCGCAACGGCGACGCGGCGCTGCGCGAGAGCGGCGGGCCCGCCGACGTGTGCCCGCGCCGCGTGCTGGAGACCTCCGACGTGCACAACTGCTGGCGGGCGATGTTCGGGGTGGACGCGGCCGACTTCCGGCTCAGCGACCTCACCCTGCACAACACCACGCCCAGCGGCGGCTCGCAGGCCGAGGCGTTCCGCGGCAACAACGAGCGCATCGCGCTGGACCGCGTGGACCTGCGCAGCCAGCAGGACACACTGCGCCTGCAAGGCAAGGGCTTCGTCTCGCGCAGCCGCATCAGCGGCCAGGTGGACTTCGTCTGGGGCACCGGCACCGTCTTCATCCAGGACTCGGTGCTGGAGTCGACCGGCCCCGGCTACATCTCGCAGAGCCGCAACGACGCCACGCGGCCCGGCACGGTGTTCGTCCGTACCCGGCTGACGCGGGCGCCCGGCGTCCCCGACGGCTCGGTCGTGCTCAGCCGCAGCGCGGTGTGGCGCTTCACGCACAGCCAGACGGTGTTCATCGACACCGTGATGGACGCGCACATCTCCCTCAAGGGCTGGCTGATCGATCCCGACGACTGCGCCAAGGCCCCGGACCTGGCCTTCTGGGAGTACGGCAGCGCCGACCCGGCCGGGCGGCCGATCGACGTGTCGCAGCGGCTGGCCTGCTCGCGGCAGCTCACGGCGGCCGAGGCGGAGCGGTGGAGCGACCCGGAGTTCGTCCTGGGCGGCTGGGATCCCGAGAAGAAGGGGTAG